A genomic region of Vampirovibrio chlorellavorus contains the following coding sequences:
- a CDS encoding RibD family protein: MRIIACLAASLDGRIGSATNLKDRIGTSADLEHLLTVRNQADAILCGGETFRQHAAIRKGNQQERPPLQCILTRRFALPPEARLFQQSISSDPPTPILIVSPQPAPLEIQSQYPDHVEWLTTGNSNPVPAILKALAEKGVETLMVEGGGHIMNLFLQAQAIHELYLTICPLLLGGQSDPGLVTGLGFPVGQAPRTEVIQADWRGQELYLHLKLQYPSPAEAD; the protein is encoded by the coding sequence ATGAGAATTATCGCTTGTCTAGCCGCCTCCCTGGATGGCCGCATTGGCTCCGCCACCAACCTGAAAGACCGCATCGGCACCTCAGCCGATCTGGAACACCTTCTGACCGTGCGCAATCAGGCAGACGCCATTCTATGCGGGGGCGAAACCTTCCGCCAACACGCCGCCATCCGCAAAGGCAATCAGCAGGAACGGCCCCCGCTCCAGTGCATCCTGACCCGGCGTTTTGCCCTTCCCCCCGAGGCCAGGCTGTTTCAACAAAGCATTAGCAGCGATCCACCCACCCCCATCCTAATTGTCTCCCCCCAGCCAGCCCCACTGGAAATCCAGAGCCAATACCCCGACCATGTGGAATGGTTGACCACCGGCAACAGTAATCCCGTGCCCGCCATCCTGAAAGCACTCGCTGAGAAAGGCGTTGAAACCCTTATGGTGGAAGGCGGCGGCCATATTATGAACCTGTTTTTACAAGCACAAGCCATTCATGAACTGTACCTGACGATCTGCCCGCTGCTATTGGGGGGCCAAAGCGATCCGGGGCTTGTGACAGGGTTGGGCTTTCCCGTGGGGCAAGCCCCACGCACGGAAGTCATTCAAGCCGACTGGCGAGGGCAGGAGTTGTACCTGCACCTGAAACTGCAGTACCCAAGCCCCGCTGAAGCGGATTGA